In Bacillota bacterium, the sequence CAAGATAAGTCTTCAGGACCTCATAAAACAATTTAACAGCTTCATCACCGGTAAGCGCGCTGCCTTTATCATCTTCGGCTTTCTGCTGCGCTTCCGCTAAGAACTTTAGAAAGTCGTCATACGATGGAGTATTACTGCTTGTGGACGCGCTGTTTGGCGTAGCTGCGGCCTTGGTTGCTTCTTCGGCAAAAGTGGTTGCGCTGAAAGATAAAATCAAGGATAATGCTAAGAAAAGTGATATGAATTTTGATACGTACCTTTTCATTATGTAGTCTCCTTTACATTTTTTCTGGAGCTTCGATATTAATTATGCGTAGAGCATTATTAATTACTTGTCTAGCAGCCTGGCATAAGGAAAGACGCGCATACATAAGTTCTTCATCCTTGCAGCGCACATAGCATGCATTATAGAATTTATGAAAGGCACTAGAAATTTCTACGGCAAAACGTGTCATTTTTGTAGGCTCGAGATTTTCAGCTGCACAGCGTATTTCCTCAGGGAAGACAGCAAGAAGGCGTATAAGATCACGTTCTTCCGGCGCTGTTAACCGTGAAAGATTTACTTCATCAGTATTTTTGGGTGTAATTCCTTCAGCAGACAGATTTTTTAATATACTGCATATACGAGCGTGCGCATATTGAACGTAAAAAACTGGATTATCGCTGCTCTGTTTAACTGCAAGGTCAAGATCAAAGTCCATCGCGCTGTCGCTTAATTTAAAGTCAAAGAAAAATCGTGCCGCATCTACCGGGATCTCATGTAAGAGGTCTGCAAGAGAAATGGTTTTACCAGTGCGTTTTGACATGCGTACGATTTCGCCGCCACGCATCAGTCTAACAAGCTGAATAAGTACAAACTGGAGGCAGTCAGGTTGTAAACCTAGAGCTGCGACGCCTGCCTTAAAACGCAATGTATGTCCATGGTGGTCAGCACCGAAAACGTCGATTACCTTGTCAAAATGGCGTTCCAAAAATTTGTTACGATGATATGCAATGTCTACAGCGTAATAAGTATAAAAACCGTTTGACTTTTTAAGTACTTCATCTTTTTCACAGCCAAACTGTGTTGTCCTGAACCACAGAGCTCCGTCCTGCTCATAAACATAACCTGCGTCAGAAAGCATTTTAACAGTATCTTCAACATATCCGCTCTTATGCAGTTCACTTTCAAAAAACCACCGATCATACTTAATTCGATAATTTTCAAGGTCTTTCTGCATTTTTTCTATATTTTTCTTCAGAGTATATTCGACCAGAATTTTTCTTCTCTCATCTTCTGGTTTGCTCAATAAACTGTCGCCATATATTTTTGCGCATTCAGCCGCTCTTTCACGAACGTCGTCTCCATGATAACCGTCTTCTGGAAACTCAGCAGCATCTTCTCCTTTAAAATACTGTATATAACGAACTGAAAGCGAACGTGACAGCACGTCCACCTGATTTCCGGCGTCATTAACATAAAATTCACG encodes:
- the argS gene encoding arginine--tRNA ligase, giving the protein MKKSSGGVKLFSNPILQAVSHIKTLIETAIKQCGYDIETEIEVSEPKDKSHGDFSTNVALKAAGLLKMNPRTVASAIVEHIDTSDSLVNKVEVAGPGFINFYLSDSYFSGVVTSIISNGIDYGKSNIGEGKKVMVEFVSANPTGPMHMGNARGGVVGDTLATILSWSGYDVSREFYVNDAGNQVDVLSRSLSVRYIQYFKGEDAAEFPEDGYHGDDVRERAAECAKIYGDSLLSKPEDERRKILVEYTLKKNIEKMQKDLENYRIKYDRWFFESELHKSGYVEDTVKMLSDAGYVYEQDGALWFRTTQFGCEKDEVLKKSNGFYTYYAVDIAYHRNKFLERHFDKVIDVFGADHHGHTLRFKAGVAALGLQPDCLQFVLIQLVRLMRGGEIVRMSKRTGKTISLADLLHEIPVDAARFFFDFKLSDSAMDFDLDLAVKQSSDNPVFYVQYAHARICSILKNLSAEGITPKNTDEVNLSRLTAPEERDLIRLLAVFPEEIRCAAENLEPTKMTRFAVEISSAFHKFYNACYVRCKDEELMYARLSLCQAARQVINNALRIINIEAPEKM